The Periplaneta americana isolate PAMFEO1 chromosome 9, P.americana_PAMFEO1_priV1, whole genome shotgun sequence genome contains a region encoding:
- the AP-1sigma gene encoding AP-1 complex subunit sigma-2 isoform X2 yields MQFMLLFSRQGKLRLQKWYIAHPDKLKKKITRELITTILARKPKMSSFLEWKDLKVVYKRYASLYFCCAIEQKDNELLTLEIIHRYVELLDKYFGSVCELDIIFNFEKAYFILDELLLGGEIQETSKKNVLKAIAAQDLLQEDEAVEGALREIGLL; encoded by the exons ATGCAGTTCATGCTGCTCTTCAGCCGACAGGGCAAACTGCGCCTGCAGAAGTGGTACATTGCGCACCctgacaagctgaagaagaagatCACCAGGGAGCTTATCACCACAATCTTGGCACGAAAGCCAAAGATGAGCAGCTTTCTGGAGTGGAAAGACCTTAAAGTAGTTTATAAAAG GTACGCCAGCTTGTACTTCTGCTGCGCCATCGAACAGAAGGACAATGAGCTGCTGACCCTGGAGATCATACACCGCTACGTGGAGCTGCTGGACAAGTACTTTGGCAGT GTGTGCGAGCTGGACATAATCTTCAATTTCGAGAAGGCCTACTTCATCCTCGACGAGCTGTTGCTGGGGGGAGAGATCCAGGAGACGAGCAAGAAGAATGTGTTGAAGGCAATTGCGGCACAGGACTTGCTACAAGAG
- the AP-1sigma gene encoding AP-1 complex subunit sigma-2 isoform X1, which produces MQFMLLFSRQGKLRLQKWYIAHPDKLKKKITRELITTILARKPKMSSFLEWKDLKVVYKRYASLYFCCAIEQKDNELLTLEIIHRYVELLDKYFGSVCELDIIFNFEKAYFILDELLLGGEIQETSKKNVLKAIAAQDLLQEEETPQGFFEDHGLG; this is translated from the exons ATGCAGTTCATGCTGCTCTTCAGCCGACAGGGCAAACTGCGCCTGCAGAAGTGGTACATTGCGCACCctgacaagctgaagaagaagatCACCAGGGAGCTTATCACCACAATCTTGGCACGAAAGCCAAAGATGAGCAGCTTTCTGGAGTGGAAAGACCTTAAAGTAGTTTATAAAAG GTACGCCAGCTTGTACTTCTGCTGCGCCATCGAACAGAAGGACAATGAGCTGCTGACCCTGGAGATCATACACCGCTACGTGGAGCTGCTGGACAAGTACTTTGGCAGT GTGTGCGAGCTGGACATAATCTTCAATTTCGAGAAGGCCTACTTCATCCTCGACGAGCTGTTGCTGGGGGGAGAGATCCAGGAGACGAGCAAGAAGAATGTGTTGAAGGCAATTGCGGCACAGGACTTGCTACAAGAG